From a region of the Xanthomonas rydalmerensis genome:
- a CDS encoding FAD-binding oxidoreductase, whose protein sequence is MDLKSGYPFWSVRNGLMQSFPQLRDDVRCDVAIVGGGITGALIAEELSAHGHTVTVLEQRDIGWGSTAASTALLQYEIDTHLIDLAKRYGEPAGALAYGACAQALEQLRDLVRPLRDVDFGWNDSLYYASKRRHVRVLQEELEVRARHGLDVAWLDAQTLDADYGIQAHGAILSHQAARVDPYRLTYRLLGRAFRRGVGVYDRTRIARIQVNGRGVTLQTDQGAQVRAGHVVMAAGYANQQWLDQRVARNRSSYAFVSDPLEPSLLGPLRDTMVWESARPYLYLRSTGNGRIVAGGEDDSVDVPARRDARVDSKARTLSRKIAKVMPGLELQPTFAWAGTFAETEDGLPFFGPHPQHGPRVQFAMAYGGNGITYSMIGAGLLRAQIERHAHPLKQLFGFSRLD, encoded by the coding sequence ATGGATCTCAAGAGCGGTTATCCCTTCTGGTCGGTGCGCAACGGCCTCATGCAGAGTTTTCCGCAATTGCGCGACGACGTGCGCTGCGATGTCGCCATCGTCGGCGGCGGCATCACCGGTGCCCTGATCGCCGAGGAACTGAGCGCGCACGGACACACGGTGACCGTCCTGGAACAGCGCGACATCGGCTGGGGCAGCACCGCGGCCAGCACCGCGCTGCTGCAATACGAGATCGACACCCACCTGATCGACCTGGCCAAGCGCTATGGCGAACCGGCCGGCGCCCTCGCCTATGGCGCCTGCGCGCAGGCGTTGGAGCAATTGCGCGACCTGGTGCGGCCGCTGCGCGATGTCGACTTCGGCTGGAACGACAGCCTGTACTACGCCAGCAAGCGCCGGCACGTGCGGGTGCTGCAGGAAGAGCTGGAGGTGCGTGCGCGGCACGGCCTGGACGTGGCATGGCTGGACGCACAGACCCTGGACGCCGACTACGGCATCCAGGCGCACGGCGCGATCCTCAGTCACCAGGCCGCGCGAGTGGATCCGTACCGCCTCACTTATCGCCTGCTCGGCCGCGCCTTCCGGCGCGGGGTTGGCGTCTACGACCGCACCCGCATCGCACGGATCCAGGTCAATGGCCGCGGCGTGACCCTGCAGACCGACCAGGGTGCGCAGGTGCGCGCCGGCCACGTGGTGATGGCCGCCGGCTACGCCAACCAGCAATGGCTTGACCAGCGTGTGGCGCGCAACCGCAGCAGCTACGCCTTCGTCAGCGACCCGCTGGAACCGTCCCTGCTCGGCCCGCTGCGCGACACCATGGTCTGGGAAAGCGCGCGACCGTATCTGTACCTGCGCAGCACCGGCAATGGCCGCATCGTTGCCGGCGGTGAGGACGACAGCGTGGATGTGCCGGCGCGCCGCGACGCGCGCGTCGACAGCAAGGCGCGCACGCTGTCGCGCAAGATCGCCAAGGTGATGCCGGGGCTGGAGCTGCAGCCGACCTTCGCCTGGGCCGGCACCTTCGCCGAGACCGAGGACGGCCTGCCGTTCTTCGGCCCGCACCCGCAGCACGGCCCGCGCGTACAGTTTGCGATGGCCTACGGCGGCAACGGCATCACCTACAGCATGATCGGCGCCGGCCTGCTGCGCGCGCAGATCGAGCGGCATGCGCATCCGCTCAAACAGCTGTTCGGCTTCTCCCGGCTCGACTGA